The Nitrospira sp. genomic interval CGTCACCGGTTTGTACCGGTTCGTCCCGCGCCGGCCCCCGCATTGGCGGGAAGCCATGATCGGGGGCATCACGTTCGGCCTGCTGTGGGTGGCCGCCAAACTGCTGTTCGTCACCTATAGCGGCTATGCCACGGTCTATGTGCGGCTGTACGGTTCACTCCTGGAGATCGTCCTCATGCTGCTGTGGGTCTACTACTCGGCCGTCCTGCTGCTTTTCGGCGCGGTCGTGGCCCACAAACTCCAGCAGCATGCCCAGGCCACTCCCCCTCCAGCGGCTCCACCCGCGGCTGCCTAGTCACTGCCAAATCCAGCGGGATGCTCAAAAAGTTTGTCCAGCAAGGCCGCAGCGAGTGAAGGGCCGAGGCGTACCCACCGGGGTACGTTGAGGGTCTGAACGATGCGAGAACGCCGCTGGCGGACTTTTTCAGCATCCCGCCAATGCAACTTCCGGCCTTTTCCTAGGCGATCCCTTCCTTCCTCGATACAATGGCTTCCGGCCATAAAAGGGAGCGGCATGTCGGACGACTTCGGCAAAGAACTGTTAATGCTGGGCGGGACCATCGCGGGCTTTGTGGCAGCGTTGCTCACGGTCCTCGAAAAGCTCCTCGACTTTCAGACCCGTATGCACGGCAAGAAAGAGGCGAAGGGATCGTCCCGGCCTGAGCGAGCCGTGCCAGAATCGCCCTCCACCATCGACTTCTTCTCTTCCAAACCCCTGCGCGGATCGTCCTATCTCCTCTTGTATGAAACCAGTGTGATCGTCGCCGCCGGCGTCTTGTTGAACTATGTCGGCCTCACGCTCAGCCGCCATATGGAAAGCATTCTCTTCCTGGATATGACCGGCACGGCCCTGGTCGCATTTCTCTTGGGCCCTTGGTGGGGCGCGATCGTCGCGCTGCTCTCGAACTCCGTCGTGAACTGGTTGCTGTATCCGGAAGCCGGCGCCGATGTCGTGATCTTCCCCTGGTCGCTCGTGAATATGACCGGCGCACTCTTCTGGGGCGTCATGGCGAGACAACCTGGTTTCCAAAAGTATGTGCGGACGGCCAAGAGCTCCGCCCTGGCCCATAGCTGGTTTCTGTTGAGTTTCGGGCTCGTCGGGGCAGTGGTCATGAGCATCCCCGGCACACTCGTGCAGGCAGCCCTGAATGAACGCACCGTCTTCGCGTTGAATCCTGAGGTGGCGGAAGCACTCAGCGCGCGCGTGATCCAGTGGGAAACCGTCGTGCGAGGTTCCATTGAGACGATGCTGGGCGTGCAATGGGGAGAGAGCATCAGCTGGTATGTAGTGAACTGGTTCCAGAACATCGTCCGGTACATTCCGGACAAGACCATGAGCGCGGCCATCGCGCTCGTGGTGCTGAAGTACGGCTATCCGTTGTTTGAGCAGGAATTGATCCACGGCGGCCCTGAAAAAGAACCGCCCGGCGATGAGCGCGTGCTGCCGTTGGTCCTCGGCCTGCTCTATGCGCCGTCCTACGCGACGCTCATCAGCAGCGAGAGCTATGCCGGCATGCAGTTCTGGCCGCTTTGGTCGCTACCCTGGCTCTTCATTGTGATGGGCTACTTCAAGCTGCGCTATTGGGGGGCGACGGATGAGATGTTGCACGAAGCCCGCCTCGAACGCGCGGAGCGCTACGCCCGCGCACTCAAACCGATCGGGAAGGAGCCGTCCTATGAATTCTGCCGGCGACTGACCTTCGTGACGCTCGTCGCCAGCCTTATCTTTGCCCTGTGCCTGCCCATCCTTTTAATGGACTTCTATCGCGTCACCTTCAAATTCTTCTGCGTGGTCTACGGCTTTCTGCTCGTCGTCCACCTCATCCGCGTCGCCATCGCCCAGAATATTTCCGTGGCAAGATCGGATGGATGAACACGTCATTCGTCAGTAGTCACTCGTCAACTGTGGAGGCCGGACCGCCTCAAGCCGATTGACGAATGGCGTTTGACGGTTGACGAGGGTTACGCTTTGTGCAGTTGTAGGTAGTGCACGATCGCTGAATGGGTGACGAGCCCGATGACCTGGCCCTCTTGCACGACGACCAAACGATCCAGCCCTTCCTGACTCATCCGCTGCATCGCCTCCAACACCGGCACATTCGGTTCAATCGTCAAACCGGGCGACGCCGGACGCATGATCTGTTCAATCTGCTTCCACGCCCAGAGCGGTTGGGCTATGGCTTGGATATCCGTCACGGTGACGAGGCCGACCAACTCCCCGTTTGACACGACGGGAAAGCCTCCGTACCCATGCGGAACAAAAAACTGATTCACGGCGTCTTCGACCGTGCACGCCGGTGGAATCACCACGACGGTCCGTACCATGAGATCGTGAACGGGAACGGCTGCCAATGACTGGCGCAAGCGGGCCTGCCGGCGACTGGCCAGCGCGGTCGCGAAGAGGAACGTGGCCACGAGGATGATCCAGCTTCCGTCGGAGGCCATTGATCCCGGCAGATCCCCGCTGAGCGCGGCGATGACGACCATCACGCCGGCCAATCCGAATAAGACGCCGAATGCCAGCCCGACCCACGAGGCTTGGACGGTCGCCCGATAGAAATCTTTCCCCCAGGCCCAGAGTCCGGCGCGCAAAACCCGGCCACCATCCAACGGGAATCCTGGAATCAAATTGAACAGACCGAGTTGTAGATTCACAAATCCCAACAGGCTGCCGAGCATCATCAATCCTCGCCATCCGG includes:
- a CDS encoding site-2 protease family protein, which gives rise to MQLGSWEIGRALGIPIRVHASWFLVFFLVTSSLASGYLPANLPGLSEERYWAMGAVAAVLLFGSVLLHELGHAYVALTYRIAISQITLFIFGGVAHMREEPPHPRAEFLIAIAGPAVSVALGALCLGAVELAGLAGEATGWRGLMMLGSLLGFVNLQLGLFNLIPGFPLDGGRVLRAGLWAWGKDFYRATVQASWVGLAFGVLFGLAGVMVVIAALSGDLPGSMASDGSWIILVATFLFATALASRRQARLRQSLAAVPVHDLMVRTVVVIPPACTVEDAVNQFFVPHGYGGFPVVSNGELVGLVTVTDIQAIAQPLWAWKQIEQIMRPASPGLTIEPNVPVLEAMQRMSQEGLDRLVVVQEGQVIGLVTHSAIVHYLQLHKA